A stretch of the Anaeromusa acidaminophila DSM 3853 genome encodes the following:
- the ftsY gene encoding signal recognition particle-docking protein FtsY: MGFFDRLKSGLEKTRKSFTEKIEQVIKGYADIDEEFLDDIEMALLTSDVGVTVTTRLMQDIRTGIKAKEINQPDDLRPFLAQRISSMLSEDASSMQLPEKSVGVILVVGVNGVGKTTTIGKLGHFYAAQGKKVLLAAADTFRAAAIDQLEIWGQRIGCEVIKHTEGSDPAAVAFDALRAAKARNFDLVIIDTAGRLHNKGNLMEELRKIYRVIGREVEGAPHETLLVLDATTGQNALNQARVFGEVSDVTGVALTKLDGTAKGGVIVAVKSELGVPVKWIGVGEGMDDLRPFDAQEFAQALFTN; encoded by the coding sequence ATGGGTTTTTTTGATCGGTTAAAATCGGGCTTGGAAAAGACGCGTAAGTCTTTTACTGAGAAAATAGAGCAAGTCATTAAGGGCTATGCGGATATTGACGAGGAATTTTTGGATGATATTGAAATGGCGCTGCTGACCTCTGATGTTGGCGTAACGGTTACAACGCGGTTGATGCAGGACATCCGCACTGGCATAAAGGCAAAAGAAATCAACCAGCCCGATGATTTGCGGCCTTTTTTGGCGCAGCGCATTAGCTCTATGCTTAGTGAAGACGCTTCTTCGATGCAATTGCCGGAAAAAAGCGTAGGCGTTATTTTGGTGGTTGGCGTCAATGGCGTAGGCAAGACGACTACGATTGGGAAATTGGGGCATTTTTACGCAGCGCAAGGCAAGAAGGTGCTTTTAGCGGCGGCGGATACCTTTCGCGCGGCGGCGATTGACCAGTTGGAGATTTGGGGGCAGCGCATCGGCTGTGAAGTGATTAAGCATACAGAAGGTTCGGACCCGGCTGCGGTGGCGTTTGACGCTTTGCGAGCGGCCAAAGCGAGAAATTTTGACTTGGTGATTATTGATACCGCCGGAAGGCTGCATAATAAGGGAAATCTTATGGAGGAGCTGCGCAAGATTTACCGGGTTATTGGCCGCGAAGTGGAAGGGGCGCCTCATGAAACCTTGTTAGTGCTGGATGCTACAACAGGGCAAAATGCTTTAAATCAGGCCCGAGTGTTTGGAGAAGTCAGCGATGTGACTGGAGTGGCGCTGACCAAACTGGACGGTACGGCTAAAGGCGGCGTAATCGTAGCTGTTAAGAGTGAATTAGGCGTGCCTGTTAAATGGATTGGCGTTGGAGAAGGCATGGATGATTTGCGGCCTTTTGATGCGCAGGAGTTCGCGCAAGCATTATTTACCAACTAA
- the ylxM gene encoding YlxM family DNA-binding protein yields the protein MLEKIVRIGRLFDLYSALLTEKQQRCVELHYLQDFSLSEIAEELCVSRQAVHDMLRRAEHILEEYEGKLRLLERQEQDREILRQVQQLLKSLPENMQGIPALGEARRQLSMLLEVAHDI from the coding sequence ATGTTGGAGAAAATCGTCCGTATTGGGCGTCTCTTTGATTTGTATAGCGCGTTACTGACGGAAAAGCAGCAGCGTTGCGTGGAGTTACATTATTTGCAGGATTTTTCTCTTTCGGAGATTGCCGAAGAGCTGTGTGTTTCGCGGCAAGCGGTGCATGATATGCTGCGCCGGGCGGAACATATTTTAGAAGAGTATGAAGGAAAATTGCGATTGCTGGAACGGCAGGAACAGGATCGGGAAATTTTGCGGCAGGTGCAACAGCTTTTAAAGAGCCTGCCTGAGAATATGCAAGGCATTCCCGCTCTTGGCGAGGCTAGGCGGCAATTGAGTATGCTGTTGGAGGTTGCTCATGATATTTGA
- the ffh gene encoding signal recognition particle protein, whose protein sequence is MIFEGLADKLQSTFKKLRGRGKINEADVTEALREVRMALLEADVHFKVVKDLIARIKERAVGQEVLESLTPAQQVVKIVNDELTELMGGTQSRITISPKPPTVIMLVGLQGAGKTTTVGKLGQYLKKQGKNPLLVAADVYRPAAIKQLQVLGEQLSIPVFTMEEPKPVEIAKQALEHAKLYARDVVIIDTAGRLHINEELMQELKDIKSAVKPHEILLVVDAMTGQDAVNVAESFNGDLGLDGIILTKLDGDARGGAALSVKAVTGCPIKFAGMGEKLDALEPFHPDRMASRILGMGDVLTLIEKAQASIDLEQAKEMERKLRKDDFTLEDFLDQLQQVKKLGPLDKIMEMLPGMNQLKKNQDIQIDEKEIAHVEAIIRSMTLAERRDPNLINGSRRKRIAAGSGTRVQDVNKLLKQFVEARKMMKRFKDMQKMGKNKLSSMFKMPFMK, encoded by the coding sequence ATGATATTTGAGGGCTTAGCCGATAAGTTGCAATCGACATTTAAAAAACTTCGCGGCCGAGGAAAGATTAACGAAGCAGATGTCACAGAAGCGCTTCGCGAAGTACGTATGGCCCTGCTGGAAGCCGACGTGCATTTTAAAGTGGTTAAGGATTTAATTGCACGGATAAAGGAACGGGCTGTAGGGCAGGAAGTGCTGGAAAGCTTAACGCCAGCGCAGCAGGTCGTAAAGATTGTTAACGATGAGCTGACCGAGCTGATGGGCGGCACCCAAAGCCGCATTACGATTTCTCCTAAGCCGCCGACGGTGATTATGCTTGTAGGCCTTCAGGGCGCCGGCAAAACGACAACCGTAGGCAAACTGGGGCAATACTTAAAGAAACAAGGCAAAAATCCGTTGCTGGTTGCCGCTGACGTGTACCGGCCTGCAGCTATTAAACAGCTTCAGGTGCTTGGGGAACAACTGAGTATACCGGTTTTCACCATGGAAGAGCCTAAGCCGGTGGAAATTGCCAAACAGGCGCTGGAACATGCCAAATTATACGCTCGCGATGTGGTGATCATCGATACCGCAGGCCGCCTGCACATCAACGAAGAGTTGATGCAGGAGCTTAAAGATATTAAGAGTGCGGTCAAACCGCATGAAATCTTGCTTGTTGTCGATGCGATGACAGGTCAAGACGCCGTCAATGTGGCGGAAAGCTTTAATGGCGATTTGGGATTGGACGGTATCATTCTTACCAAACTAGACGGCGATGCCCGAGGCGGAGCCGCTCTTTCGGTAAAAGCCGTTACTGGCTGTCCGATAAAATTTGCCGGTATGGGTGAAAAGTTGGACGCACTGGAGCCCTTTCATCCGGACCGCATGGCTTCGCGAATTCTCGGCATGGGCGATGTACTGACGCTGATTGAGAAAGCTCAGGCCAGCATCGACTTGGAACAAGCCAAAGAGATGGAGCGAAAGCTGCGTAAAGACGACTTTACGTTGGAGGATTTTCTGGATCAACTGCAGCAGGTAAAAAAACTTGGACCGCTGGATAAAATTATGGAAATGCTTCCAGGCATGAACCAGTTGAAAAAAAACCAGGATATCCAAATTGACGAAAAAGAAATCGCTCATGTAGAAGCCATTATTCGTTCGATGACACTGGCGGAGCGACGCGATCCTAATTTGATTAACGGCAGCCGACGCAAACGCATTGCCGCGGGCAGCGGCACGCGCGTGCAGGATGTTAATAAATTACTGAAGCAGTTTGTTGAGGCGCGGAAGATGATGAAGCGCTTCAAGGACATGCAGAAAATGGGTAAAAATAAACTAAGCAGCATGTTTAAAATGCCGTTTATGAAATAA
- the rpsP gene encoding 30S ribosomal protein S16 yields MAVKIRLNRMGAKKNPFYRIVVADSRSPRDGRFIEIVGHYDSTREPAVVKVDEEKVLAWLQKGAQLTDTAKNILRKEGIMSKWDEMKRSK; encoded by the coding sequence ATGGCAGTAAAAATTCGTTTGAATCGCATGGGGGCCAAGAAAAACCCCTTTTATCGCATCGTTGTGGCTGACTCTCGTTCGCCCCGCGATGGCCGTTTCATCGAAATCGTCGGTCACTATGACTCTACTCGCGAACCCGCAGTAGTCAAAGTGGACGAAGAAAAAGTCCTGGCCTGGTTGCAAAAAGGCGCTCAGCTTACCGATACGGCGAAAAACATTCTCCGTAAAGAAGGCATCATGAGCAAATGGGATGAAATGAAGCGTTCGAAGTGA
- a CDS encoding KH domain-containing protein, translating to MKEIVEVIAKALVRHPEQVRVEATDDRNGTVYALRVSPEDMGKVIGKQGRIAKAIRTVVKAAATRENKKVNVEISE from the coding sequence ATGAAAGAAATCGTTGAAGTTATCGCCAAAGCCCTGGTACGGCATCCGGAACAGGTACGAGTCGAAGCAACGGATGACCGTAATGGCACCGTATACGCCTTGCGCGTATCTCCTGAAGATATGGGTAAGGTCATCGGCAAGCAGGGACGGATTGCCAAAGCCATCCGCACTGTCGTGAAAGCGGCTGCAACGCGGGAAAATAAAAAAGTCAACGTGGAAATCAGCGAATAA
- a CDS encoding YlqD family protein, translating into MDSMTLKCPVTIKAKVTEELKQRLTAETEEALQGVELELQQIEFHAKRLLAEQAKQDAQGLVALRQQIEAEKQKRLEFKNEMLAKLKATQELELGSEIVRGQLERVVDVKVGDDLNKIMGSEILLEDGKVLTFRS; encoded by the coding sequence ATGGACAGCATGACTCTGAAATGCCCTGTGACCATCAAGGCCAAGGTGACGGAAGAACTCAAGCAACGTTTGACCGCGGAAACCGAAGAAGCCCTGCAAGGGGTAGAATTGGAACTGCAGCAAATTGAGTTTCACGCCAAGCGCCTGCTGGCGGAACAAGCTAAGCAGGACGCCCAAGGACTTGTGGCTCTGCGTCAACAAATTGAGGCAGAAAAGCAAAAGCGCCTGGAATTCAAGAATGAAATGCTGGCCAAGCTCAAGGCCACGCAGGAACTCGAACTCGGCTCTGAGATTGTCAGAGGGCAGTTGGAGCGCGTCGTCGATGTGAAGGTGGGAGATGATCTGAACAAGATCATGGGCTCCGAGATCCTTCTGGAAGACGGCAAAGTTCTGACTTTCCGCAGCTGA
- the rimM gene encoding ribosome maturation factor RimM (Essential for efficient processing of 16S rRNA), translated as MKQTNRILVGQIIAPHGVRGDVRVSPLTDEAGRFSALKCVYMHSGAVLTLERAGVHKGLALLHFQGVDTVEAAEKLRGQQLYIDRKDAVPLAAGQYYTVDILGLRVVDERTGEELGEIVQILETGSNDVYVVRRSGRSQDVLVPALKSVVSEVSLQEGLMRVRLQEVWE; from the coding sequence ATGAAACAGACTAACCGTATATTGGTCGGTCAGATTATTGCCCCGCACGGCGTGCGGGGTGATGTTCGTGTTAGCCCTTTGACCGATGAGGCGGGACGATTTTCTGCTTTGAAGTGCGTATATATGCACAGCGGCGCTGTTTTGACCTTAGAGCGCGCTGGTGTGCATAAAGGCTTAGCTCTATTGCATTTTCAAGGCGTAGACACGGTTGAAGCCGCTGAGAAGCTGCGGGGGCAGCAGCTGTATATTGACCGTAAAGATGCGGTTCCTTTAGCGGCAGGGCAATACTATACGGTCGATATCCTGGGACTTCGGGTGGTTGATGAGCGAACCGGCGAAGAATTGGGAGAAATTGTGCAGATTTTGGAGACGGGCAGCAATGATGTCTATGTGGTACGCCGAAGCGGGCGCAGCCAAGATGTGTTGGTGCCGGCTCTTAAGAGTGTAGTATCCGAGGTTTCTTTGCAAGAAGGGCTGATGCGTGTGCGCTTGCAGGAGGTATGGGAATGA
- the trmD gene encoding tRNA (guanosine(37)-N1)-methyltransferase TrmD: MNSLHFSFVSLFPEMFAPLEHSILKRARDAGLLSFSHINPRDFALDKHHIVDDTPFGGGAGMVMKPDPIYRAVESAKESGGTGRVLLMCPGGTPFSQAKALELAKEEHLILVCGHYEGIDERVRQHVVDEVISIGDYVLTGGELPAMVVADAVARLVPGVLGSCDSAPHDSFYDGLLEYPQYTRPRSFNEWEVPEVLVSGDHAKIQRWRRKEALRNTWKRRPDLLAGRELEQADAKLLAEVKEEEA, translated from the coding sequence ATGAATTCGCTCCATTTTTCCTTTGTGTCTCTTTTTCCAGAGATGTTTGCGCCTTTGGAACATAGCATTTTGAAACGGGCCCGCGACGCGGGCCTGCTTTCCTTTTCCCATATTAATCCCCGGGACTTCGCCTTAGATAAGCATCATATTGTAGATGATACGCCTTTTGGCGGCGGCGCGGGGATGGTCATGAAGCCGGATCCTATTTATAGGGCGGTAGAGTCTGCCAAAGAAAGCGGCGGAACAGGGCGCGTCCTGCTCATGTGTCCAGGGGGAACTCCTTTTTCACAAGCTAAGGCGTTGGAACTGGCTAAAGAGGAGCATCTTATTTTGGTGTGCGGTCATTATGAGGGGATTGACGAACGTGTTCGCCAACATGTGGTGGATGAAGTCATCTCGATCGGCGATTATGTACTTACAGGGGGCGAACTGCCGGCTATGGTTGTAGCGGATGCGGTGGCTCGTTTGGTGCCCGGGGTGCTGGGGTCCTGTGATTCTGCGCCGCATGATTCTTTTTATGATGGCCTTTTGGAGTATCCTCAGTATACGCGACCACGCAGCTTTAATGAGTGGGAGGTACCAGAGGTGCTTGTCAGCGGTGATCATGCGAAAATCCAACGTTGGCGGCGCAAAGAGGCGTTGCGTAATACTTGGAAGCGGCGGCCGGATCTATTGGCGGGGCGTGAATTGGAACAGGCTGATGCGAAGCTGTTGGCGGAAGTCAAGGAGGAAGAGGCATGA
- a CDS encoding RNA methyltransferase: MKEKAKVYVGLVHYPIYNRNMDVVATAVTNFDVHDLARTCRTYDVARYFVIHPHESQARLVQDIIGYWRDGYGSEYNPDRKEAFQVLELAASIEEACKRIEEVEGQRPLIVTTDARVYPNSISYRQMRSKLQQDSQPWLILFGTGWGIEADTMSRFDAILEPIYGPGEYNHLPVRSAVAIILDRLLGEAWYETENARDD; the protein is encoded by the coding sequence ATGAAGGAAAAAGCCAAGGTTTATGTAGGGCTGGTGCATTATCCGATTTACAATCGCAACATGGACGTAGTAGCTACGGCTGTAACCAACTTTGATGTGCATGATTTGGCCAGAACCTGCCGGACTTATGATGTAGCGCGTTATTTTGTTATTCATCCCCATGAGAGCCAAGCTCGCCTTGTACAGGATATTATTGGCTATTGGCGGGACGGTTACGGCAGCGAATACAATCCGGATCGCAAGGAAGCTTTTCAAGTTCTGGAATTGGCGGCTTCGATTGAAGAAGCATGTAAGCGCATTGAGGAAGTTGAAGGACAGCGGCCGCTGATTGTTACTACCGATGCCAGGGTATATCCCAACAGCATTTCTTATCGGCAAATGCGCAGCAAACTGCAGCAGGATTCTCAGCCCTGGCTGATTCTCTTTGGTACTGGCTGGGGTATTGAGGCGGACACGATGAGTCGCTTTGACGCCATCTTGGAGCCAATTTACGGGCCTGGCGAATACAATCATCTACCGGTGCGATCGGCGGTGGCTATCATTTTGGACCGCTTGCTGGGGGAAGCCTGGTATGAAACTGAAAATGCGCGTGACGATTAA
- the rplS gene encoding 50S ribosomal protein L19, giving the protein MNLIEALEKEQLRTDIPDFKPGDTVRAHVKVVEGTRERVQVFEGVVIHRKGTGVRETFTVRRISYNVGVERTFPVHSPRLERIEVVRRGIVRRAKLYYLRNLRGKAARIREKR; this is encoded by the coding sequence ATGAATCTCATTGAAGCTTTGGAAAAAGAACAACTCCGTACCGACATCCCTGATTTCAAACCAGGCGACACCGTTCGGGCCCACGTAAAAGTTGTCGAGGGTACTCGCGAACGTGTTCAGGTTTTTGAAGGCGTTGTCATTCACCGTAAAGGTACTGGCGTGCGTGAGACTTTCACCGTTCGCCGCATTTCCTACAATGTAGGCGTGGAACGTACTTTTCCGGTGCATTCGCCCCGTTTGGAGCGGATCGAAGTAGTGCGCCGCGGTATTGTCCGTCGTGCCAAACTGTACTATCTGCGCAACCTGCGCGGTAAAGCAGCGCGTATCAGAGAAAAACGCTAA
- the lepB gene encoding signal peptidase I — MSQSKLGQEIKDWVVSIAIALILAFFIRYFIVELYLVEGPSMRPTLINSERLVVNKFIYRFQQPAKGEVIVFRYPRDPSRDFIKRVIAVAGDTIEIKDGRVFVNGQLQNEEYILEKTRGSYPLSTVPEGHIFVMGDNRNNSEDSRFRDVGFVSLDMVKGKAIMVFWPLDQLKQLP; from the coding sequence ATGAGCCAAAGCAAACTGGGACAAGAAATTAAAGACTGGGTTGTATCAATCGCCATTGCGCTGATACTTGCTTTTTTCATTCGTTATTTTATTGTAGAGTTGTATTTAGTTGAAGGACCGTCTATGCGTCCGACGTTGATTAATAGCGAACGCTTAGTGGTCAATAAATTTATTTATCGTTTTCAGCAGCCTGCTAAAGGCGAGGTTATTGTTTTCCGTTATCCGCGGGATCCTAGTCGTGATTTCATTAAGCGCGTTATTGCCGTTGCAGGCGATACGATTGAAATTAAAGATGGCCGGGTGTTCGTCAACGGACAGTTGCAGAATGAAGAGTACATTTTAGAGAAAACGCGTGGTTCTTATCCTTTGTCTACCGTGCCGGAAGGCCACATTTTTGTGATGGGCGACAACCGGAACAATTCGGAGGACAGCCGTTTCCGCGATGTAGGCTTTGTTTCCTTGGATATGGTGAAAGGCAAAGCGATTATGGTGTTTTGGCCTTTAGATCAGTTGAAACAACTGCCTTAA
- the ylqF gene encoding ribosome biogenesis GTPase YlqF — MKQRHIHWFPGHMAKAHRVIREQLKLVDVVVELLDARIPRGSANPLLTEWTTGKQRLIVLNKADLADPALTEEWLRYFKAQGFTAIALDSSGKKNIKPFIHRIEEAGAVKVQKLAAKGIRNHPVRAMILGVPNVGKSSLINRLLGAATVRTGDKAGVTRGQQWLKIGKSVELLDMPGVLWPRMDDQDIAILLALTGALNDDIYDMELVIGYFLSWMREHQPQFLAERYKLELPLPEDPEEILRQIAVRRGCLRAGGIVDLEKARRIVLGELRDGKLGRLTLEYPPLQEQPKELPTE; from the coding sequence ATGAAACAAAGACATATTCATTGGTTCCCGGGGCATATGGCCAAGGCGCATAGGGTCATCCGAGAACAGTTGAAGCTGGTAGATGTAGTGGTGGAATTACTGGACGCCCGTATTCCCAGAGGCAGCGCCAATCCGTTGCTAACGGAATGGACCACAGGAAAACAACGCCTTATTGTGTTGAATAAGGCGGACTTGGCGGACCCAGCGCTGACGGAAGAATGGCTGCGTTACTTTAAGGCGCAAGGATTTACGGCGATTGCCTTAGATTCTTCGGGTAAGAAGAATATTAAGCCTTTTATCCATCGCATTGAAGAAGCCGGCGCAGTCAAGGTGCAAAAGCTGGCGGCTAAAGGCATACGGAACCATCCGGTACGGGCGATGATTTTGGGAGTGCCCAACGTAGGTAAATCTTCCTTGATAAATCGCCTTTTGGGTGCGGCTACCGTGCGGACCGGCGATAAAGCAGGGGTTACCAGAGGTCAGCAATGGCTGAAAATCGGCAAGTCCGTGGAACTCTTAGATATGCCTGGCGTGCTGTGGCCGCGTATGGACGATCAGGATATTGCCATTTTGCTGGCTTTGACAGGGGCTTTAAATGATGACATTTACGATATGGAACTGGTAATCGGCTATTTTCTCAGCTGGATGCGAGAGCATCAACCGCAGTTTCTGGCAGAGCGTTATAAATTGGAGCTGCCGTTGCCTGAAGACCCTGAAGAAATCCTGCGGCAAATTGCTGTACGGAGGGGCTGTCTGCGTGCAGGCGGTATCGTGGACTTGGAAAAAGCGCGGCGGATTGTTTTGGGAGAACTGCGGGATGGCAAGCTAGGCAGATTGACATTGGAGTATCCTCCTTTGCAAGAACAGCCAAAGGAATTACCGACAGAATAA